The region TGTGATGTTTCAATAAGAAAAGGATGGTTTTGGCACAAGTCAGAATCACCAAGAAAGCTAAGTGAGCTACTTGATATTTATTACAATTCAGTTGGGAGGAATTGTGTGTTACTTCTCAACGTACCTCCCAATACAACTGGTCTTATATCTGACACTGATGCTCATAGATTGAAAGAATTAAGAAGTGCAATTAACACAATATTTCACAAGAATCTAGCTGAAGATTGTTATGTTAAAGTTAGTAGCCAGAGAGGAGGAAATGAGGGAGGGTTTGGACCAGAAAACATGCTAGACAGTGATCACTTGTGGTCCTACTGGGCcccaagggaagaagaagaaggtgaaaatAATGACCATTGGATTGAAATTTGGGGCAAGGATGGGAGTTTGAGATTCAATGTGATTAGAATACAAGAAGCAATTGGACTTGGTCAAAGGATCAAGCGGCATGAAATTTATGTGGATGGTAAGCTGATCATCAAAGGGACAACAGTGGGTTATAAGAGGCTTCACAGGCTTGATGGAGATGTGAATGCTCAGGTTGTGAGGATCAGAATTAAAAAGGCAAGAGCAGTGCCTCTTATTTCTTCTATTGGTCTGCATTTTGATCCTTACTGGCACTCAAGTTTTACTGTGACATGAAGAGCTAAATTTGAGAAAAGGATCATAACTTGCATAAAAGAAACCTATCACATAAAGAATATTGTAATCTTGTTCTGTGTTGTAAAGAACAAAGTATTCATTTAGGTGATAATTTCATGCTTTTCAATGTGTTAAATTTTGGTTGCATATGTGGTAGACTACTGACTATCAaatacataaaataaaataaaaaaactgctGAGGGAAATCATGAATATATTAGAATAAAAGCTATCAATTTCTTGGCGAttcttataaatataaaaatctaGCCTTACATCCAGTCAAGTGGGAGGAAAAAAAGCCTAATcaataacaaaataaacaaaaaaatagcaCTATACTATACCTAAAAAATTTGGATGTTAATGGATTGGGGACACATTGAGCCTATCTGAACTTGAATACTCCACATAACCTGTGAACTCTCATGCAGTTAAGCTCCCATTATGAACAAAAATGAATGCTCAACTCTCAGTCAGCTTCACCATCTCTTTCCATTTGAGTTGCTATGACCTCTCCCACCACCATTGGAAAATCTGTCATtcctgccgccaccaccacctcttccACCTGAAAACCTGTTCCCCCAACTTCTATCACCACCAcgaccaccaccatctccaaaTCTGCCCCCTCTTGATTGATCTTTCTGTTGTAAACGCGGCAATGCTTTTAAAACCTCTAAACTTACATTCGCTGCATTTTCCTGACCTGAAGGACAAGTATGATTGAATGAAAAATAAGACCAAaataaaagctatatgtagaaATGTTGATGCATACCCTCTACTAGTGATAGTTTAAGCTTGAGTGATACTGATTAAACTGTGCTCAAAATCCAAAGTTAACTGTTTATGTCGAATTTTAAATGTGATCAAAATCTTTTTTTCTCTGTCCATTCTGTTTTTACTTTTCAAAggaattttctttaaaaaattcaaCTAAGTAGAATTTTACCATCAATATATGTCTTTAAATCTTCAGCTGGTACATCAAAAACAACACCATTTCCATCTGCAGTGAGAGTAAGACCTTGCACAGCCTCAACCTTCTCTTCAGGCAAGAATCTCCTCAAGATTCCGTACGCAAAACTGACAACAGGCCACGAAAGAACAAGTCAAAGAAGTAGAAAATGCAGACACAAGTGATACTTCAAATGTAGATAGTAACCTCATTTCACAATTAACTGGAGTAATCAATGCATaacattaatttatttattcagATTATCAGACTGTCTTTTATTGTGTTTAACATGTTAAGATTGAAGGCATGACCACATGATCAAACACACACAAATTGAAACATAGTTATAAACTGAAAAATAGCCCCAGTCTACATTATAGTGATTTAAAGCAAGATGTAAAATGCCATAATTTTTAGCCTTAGTAACACGCTCTTTCGAATACACACTACTATTAGGTGAAATTCATGTCAGTCCAACTACTTAGGGCGTCGGCCTCCCATTAAATAAGGAGTGAACCCACATTAAAGGAAATGTAATGAAAAGAGTGTATCAGAGAGTGTCACTCTTTGTAACCATGGCTATTTTGAAGTTCTTACGATGGGGTGAAGATAGGTCTCCCACTCTCAAGAAGTAATGTAACATAGTTTTCCATGGAAGTGAGAAGTGATCTTTTCTTTATCTCCGTATAACCCTGCACATTACATAAGAAGCCAAAATTTTCCAGCTCAGGAAAAAATTGAAGATGAAGTTTGTGGACattctttttataaaaaaaaataactttaaGGAAAAAACAAATGGGCCAAATGTGGAAGAACATTGACTCACAACAGCCTTGGCAAGAGCCTTAGCAAGTAGTTCAACTATTGATAAATCAGAGTTGTCCAAAAGCTCCTTAGCAGCAGACTTGAATGCAGGAATCACACTGCATTTATTATGGTATGTGTTAACTGTTAACAGCAAAAGACAGGATTGAACATAATCAACAAATAATAAGCATACCTATCCGAAACTTGGGTAATCATTTCAGCAGCTTCCCCACCAACAGCTTTCGCAATGTCATCAGGTTGAGGAGCAGACACATGTTCAAATTTTACACCCGATTCTCTTTCTATTTTAGAAATACTTGACCTTCTTGGATCATAAAGCATAACAGCAACTCCAGTATTAcctgaaaataaaaaccaaaccctgctatgtaaccaaaaaattgTCACAATACTATTTTAAACGAACAGCAGAATCCCATAGATACCTGCTCTTCCTGTGCGACCAGAACGATGGATATAGGCTTCTACATCCCGAGGAGGTTCACACTAAATCAAATAAAAGTATCAGCATACCAGGTTGTGATGAATATAAGAATGATACAAAATATTATATGCTTATGGATCAAAAGTACCTGGATTATTAACTGAACATCATTAATATCCAGACCTCGAGCAGCCACATTTGTGGCAACTAATGTCATGAATTTCCCAGACCTGAAGCCAGACAATGTAACCTGCAAGTAATAGGACACAATAAAGAGAAAATGTTTAAGAAAAAGGAGACAAACACTACTAATAAATTACAGGGAAAAAAACGGTGTGCCTGCTGTATGTCACCATTCAACAATATCTCACCTCACGTTGTGCCTGCTGTATGTCACCATGGAGAGCTCTTGCTCCAGGCAACAACTGGGAAAGCTGAGAAGCAGACTCCTTTGTCTCAGTAAATATAATTGTCCGGCCTCCACTGAACCAGAACCATGTATCAAGCAATGAAAACTAAAATCCAATAGACTCCAAAAAGATATTTCGTGTGAATAATTCACAAAATTGAACAATAAAAGGCACCTGCTATAACAGCGAATAATGTCTGGGATAAGCTGGGACCTGGCAGAACTAGTACAAGGAAGAACAATATGCCTAACACTTGTGCTAGCCTTCATTTTTGTATTTCCTACAAGGTCAGCAGTTTTCTTATCTCGCTTCAAAAATTTTGCAGCAATCTGGCAATAATGGAAATCAAATAATGTTAGAAGACCATCCACTCAGCATAAAGAAGAAAATATCAGATAGAAGCATACCTGCTTAACCCAGTCTGGCAAAGTAGCACTAAAAAGAAGTGTCTGAACTTGACCAACATTTTTTACCTTACCTGTAAAAGATCAAATAAGAGACCATTGTGATACTGAAGAAAATCTCATCATCCAACATATTGAATGAACACAATACCTTGGGACTTTGCGTAATCTCAATCACAAAGCAACATTTGCTAGGAAATACAAAGAAACATTATGAAACTTCCATAGGGGCTGACAAAAAATTACTATTATTGAATTACAATATTGTTCCATTTATCAGAAGCAGAAGATTAGTTTAAGAAAAACGGAGTTACCACTCAGAAGGTTAGTTCTATATTGGGAAAGCCTAGTCAGCACTACGAGGTAAATGAATAAATTGAGCATGGGGTAGGGATGCATTAATAAGCATTATCTCCCCTTTAATTCAGAGAAAGTGAACTCAGCCATGAAGTGTATTTTCATTAAAAGATGAGAACATTCCAAACAACTCTAACCAGAACTAACTAAAACAAAATCAATAATTAAGAAGGTAGAGGGTAAATGGTATCAATAACTGGTGTGAAAATCAACACTCTGCAGCACCCAATGCTTTGAGGGAAAAGGTCAAAAACACAAACCTAGAATCAGCTCAACATCTTCAACAAAACCCATCCTCAACATCTCATCTGCTTCATCAAGAACGCGGAATTTTAGCTGGCTCAGGTCAATATTCCCCCTCTCTATATGATCCTGCACCATTATATGGAATATGGAAATCACATAATGACACAAAGGACATCTTACTTCTAATCCACATTTGCAAGAATTGatattcatataaaaaaaacagcaaaGCAGCTACAGATAAACGACTTTCTGTAATTACCTTTATGCGGCCTGGTGTGCCAATCACAACATCAACACCTCTCTTGAGCTTCATTTCTTGACCTTGATATGGAGCCCCACCATATAAACAACAAGAAGTCAATCCCATTGCCCCACCATAAACTTCAAAGTCAGCATGCACCTAATGCACAACACTTCCTAGTTaataaaaacaaacacacacacaatgCAATAATAACACATGCAAACACTCCCGGAACCAACTTGTGCATAATCATATATACCTGACAAGCCAATTCCCTGGTAGGTAAAAGCACAATAACGCTCGGAGGCCTCCCATAGCCAGTCTTTCTCGATGCTTTAGTTGGACCATTTGTTAAAGACTCCAATATGGGCAACACAAAGGCCAGAGTTTTACCCTGCATTTCCACCAAAGAGATAGTTGAGATCAAATAAGAGCCCTTCAGACAATTCAAAAGCAGAATACTACAATTTCCAGCTAATGATCACATCCAAAGTTTTAAATCAAGGTCGCGACCATGATTCAGCCTCCTCGACATCAAGGTTTTGGAGGTTTCCAAAACCATAATGCTACCATGATTTACGCCGCAAGAGCCACATTTGTTCACAATTTTTCACAATTCCAAGGACCACAATGCAATTGTGGCGCGACTGCGACAATTACTGCAATTTAAAACTTTGATCACAACACATCTTTTCTCACGAAAGACGAACAATGCAGATTCAAAAACAGTTCCTCAGGTCACTACACCCAACATTAACAAGAACAATTCAGAAGAAGCAGTAGAAATGATGATTATGATAAGAAGAGATAGAGACAGACCTGACCAGTGCGAGCCCGACCAACCAAATCAGAACCATCAAGAACGGTGTCAAAAGTCATAGCCTGAATGGGAAACAACGACACAATCCCCTTCTCCTTCAACATTTCCCTCAACGGCCCGGATATCCTGAATTTAGAAACCGCATTAGGATCCTCCTTCTTCACAATCACTTCCTCTTCCATCAACAAAGACTCTTCCATTttcacctttttcttcttcttcttcttcttctcctcccttGAACCTCGAGGCTCAACCAGCTCAAAACCATTCTCGTCTTCCCCATCAGCTTTCGTCATCATCACCTCTAAATGTGAAGAAGCCTTGCGCTTCGTACTCTTCTCCTTCTTACACAAAACCCCATCTGAgcttttcttctccttcttactCTTCTTGCCAGTGATGATGAAACCTTCGGGTTCTGCTGAGGATTGAATGTTGTTACACTTCTTGTTCTAAGTGTTGTCCTTTTTGTGTTGTTGTGGAGTGGACTCAGAatcagagagagtgagagaaggcatGGTGGCGGCgaaggagaagagagagaaagtgagagagagagagagagagatttgcTCCTGTTTGGAAGGAGGAGTTATGGCAGcgagaagcagaagcagaagcaggAGTAAGCAACGTCGAGATTTTCGGTTTCGCGGTTTGTGGCGGTGGAAACTTTCTCACAcctcttccttttttttctttttcttttttaatcctTAAACCCTGTTTTTCTAATCTTAATTTTTGCTAACCGTTGGATTGCTCAATGAAAGCCTATAACGACCTTTTTGTCGGTTTCACCGCTTCCTTTGTTCTTGGAATTTTTCCAATCATGCGGGAGTGTCTATTTAgttttaattgcacttttagtccCCATATTTTACAATGTGCGGTTAGGTCCCATGATGTTTTTACTATTTGCAATTTGGGTTATTCCCTCTCTGATCCGTAACTTTTTTATTACTTGTGTCAAATTTTTAATATGTTGGCAAGTGAGTTGCATATATgctcattcgttgtttaattaTGTTGGATTTTGATTGAGTAGGAagtctcttttctctttctcatCTTCTTTCCGTTTTCACCCCTTGTCATGCATGTTCTCTTGGCGCCTTACCTTGCCCTTCAACATCGCAACTACAGCGGTTCCACGCGCACCGTTGACTTTGGCATGTAGTGCATCCTCCTAGCCTTGGACACCCTCTAAGAGGATTACCCTGTCGCTCTCCCTCTTCGGCCCCAATTCCTCCGAGTACTTCAAGCCATTACATCCCTCAAACCCTAGATGTCATTACATCCCTCAAGCGCCCTCAGACAACCAATTATCCTCACCTCACAAGAAACAATGTTCTAAACCATGAATTCCCCAACTCCTAAACTCCTCAACCAACACTATACCTATTTCGCTCCTACATGCTACGGTGTTTTGTGTTTCGGGCTGTTGGTGTTTTATGGGGTTTTGGGTTACTTGAGATTCATGTTGAGGAAGATTTTCGTGGAGAAAGGTAAGGGTAGTAGGACTATTGAGGCTGGATTATGTTgttgtgttagaagtctcacattggttagaGATATGACATATATAGCATTTATAAGTGGGTAGAGCAACTCTCAActcatgagctagct is a window of Lotus japonicus ecotype B-129 chromosome 5, LjGifu_v1.2 DNA encoding:
- the LOC130716742 gene encoding DEAD-box ATP-dependent RNA helicase 7, coding for MMTKADGEDENGFELVEPRGSREEKKKKKKKKVKMEESLLMEEEVIVKKEDPNAVSKFRISGPLREMLKEKGIVSLFPIQAMTFDTVLDGSDLVGRARTGQGKTLAFVLPILESLTNGPTKASRKTGYGRPPSVIVLLPTRELACQVHADFEVYGGAMGLTSCCLYGGAPYQGQEMKLKRGVDVVIGTPGRIKDHIERGNIDLSQLKFRVLDEADEMLRMGFVEDVELILGKVKNVGQVQTLLFSATLPDWVKQIAAKFLKRDKKTADLVGNTKMKASTSVRHIVLPCTSSARSQLIPDIIRCYSSGGRTIIFTETKESASQLSQLLPGARALHGDIQQAQREVTLSGFRSGKFMTLVATNVAARGLDINDVQLIIQCEPPRDVEAYIHRSGRTGRAGNTGVAVMLYDPRRSSISKIERESGVKFEHVSAPQPDDIAKAVGGEAAEMITQVSDSVIPAFKSAAKELLDNSDLSIVELLAKALAKAVGYTEIKKRSLLTSMENYVTLLLESGRPIFTPSFAYGILRRFLPEEKVEAVQGLTLTADGNGVVFDVPAEDLKTYIDGQENAANVSLEVLKALPRLQQKDQSRGGRFGDGGGRGGDRSWGNRFSGGRGGGGGRNDRFSNGGGRGHSNSNGKRW